A region of the Romboutsia hominis genome:
TTAGGCGAGTGAATCATTGTTCCTCCACCTACATATATTCCAACATGACTTACATTTCCAGTCCCATTAGTTGAGAAGAATACTAAATCACCTGGTTTAAGATTAGATCTACTTACAGTTTGTCCGTATCCAGCTTGAGCACTTGACGATCTTGGTAATGATACTCCTGCTGCATTTCTATATACATAAGATGTAAGACCTGAACAGTCAAAGCTATTTGGACCTTCTGCACCCCAAACATATGGTGACCCTAACTTAGCATAAGCTAAATTAACTACAGCTTGAGCAGCTGATGTATTACTTGCTGGTGGATTGTAAGAATCATTTTTTTCTTGAGTTATCTTGTCAGCTTGTACATTGTTTTCATTTGAACTAGGTTTTTTTATTGTATTTAATTCACTATCTGTACTACTGTTTGAGTTAGCATTTTTATCAGTGTTTAAAGAATTATTTGCGTTGCTATTTGAGTTAGTATTCATGCTAGTGCTTGAAGAATTATTTGTATTATTATTTACATCATTATTATCTGTATCGTTATTGCTTACGTTAGTATCAACAGCTGCATCATTTAAATTTTGCTTATCTTGAGCAACTTGTTCTTCTATAACTGGGGCTTGATCAGAAATATAAGATGCTTTAACATACCCTTCATCTTCACCTTTTTTAACTTTCACCCATTCACCCTTGTCCTCTAAAACTTTAAGTGAACTTCCTAAATCTAACTCATCTATTATATCAGAGTCTGTATTTGCTTCTTTTCTAAAGTTTACCTTGTTTTCAGTAGTGTACCCATGAGCTTCTTTTATATCTACAAATCTTTTTGGTAACCAACCGTCTTCACCATTGTCAGATATTTTTACCCACTCACCTTGAATACCTAAAACTTTAAATTCCTCTCCAGTGTAAGCTACTTTTTTAACTTCACCTTGTTTTCTTATCTTTACAGCTACTCCATCTTTAACAGTTGCAACTTTATATGAAACATCTTTAAATTCATCTAATTTTAAAGTATTTTGTTTATCTTCTTTTTGTTCTACGTTTGCTTTTTCATCTGCATTGGCAACTGAGTTCATTGATAATGCTACAACTGATGCAAACATTGGTACTAATATTTTCCTTTTCATAATATTTCTCCTCCAAAAACTGACCATAATTTATGGTTACTTTTTACGTGAAACTTATACGGATAAAATACTAATACACAAGATTTTATAATTTTTGTAAAACTTGTAACTTTTTTGTAATCTATTGTTACTAACTATGTAGTATTATTTTATTAAGAATTATTTATTTTGAATTATTTTGAATTATTTTGAGAATTATTTAAAACTTTACAAATCTTGTATAAAAAATATTTTAATTAAATTTATTATTTTATCCAATGTATCACTTAAATATACATTTGTAACCTTTATTATATCCTAATAATGGTTTTATGTAAAGTTTTTTACAATTTTCGTCATAT
Encoded here:
- a CDS encoding NlpC/P60 family protein, which gives rise to MKRKILVPMFASVVALSMNSVANADEKANVEQKEDKQNTLKLDEFKDVSYKVATVKDGVAVKIRKQGEVKKVAYTGEEFKVLGIQGEWVKISDNGEDGWLPKRFVDIKEAHGYTTENKVNFRKEANTDSDIIDELDLGSSLKVLEDKGEWVKVKKGEDEGYVKASYISDQAPVIEEQVAQDKQNLNDAAVDTNVSNNDTDNNDVNNNTNNSSSTSMNTNSNSNANNSLNTDKNANSNSSTDSELNTIKKPSSNENNVQADKITQEKNDSYNPPASNTSAAQAVVNLAYAKLGSPYVWGAEGPNSFDCSGLTSYVYRNAAGVSLPRSSSAQAGYGQTVSRSNLKPGDLVFFSTNGTGNVSHVGIYVGGGTMIHSPKPGKSVETANINSSYYSSTFVTAKRVL